Genomic window (Candidatus Eisenbacteria bacterium):
CAAGGCGACCTACAAATGGCGGAGCAGCGGGGCCGTCGACCTGATGGACTTCGGCAACCCCGCGACGTCGACCGGATACGTCTTCTGCGTGATCGATCATCCGGGCGGACAGCCGACGCTGCGGCTCTCGTCGCGTGCGCCGGCGGGCGGCACGTGCGGCACGAAGCCGTGCTGGAAGGGCACGCCGGTCGGGTGGACCTACAAGGATGGCGCGCTCGACCCCGACGGCCTCTCGGTCGTGCAGCTGAAGGCTGGCGGCGCCGGGCAGGCGAAGATCGTCGTGAAGGGCAAGGGCGCGAACCTCGGCGTGCCCACGCTCGGGCTGACGGGGCCGGCAATCGTGCGCGTGCTGCGCACCGACGCGCCCGTGTGCTGGGAGGCGACGTACTCGAACGCCATCCGCAACGACGCGGCGCAGTTCAAGGCGAAGAGCAATTAGCTTCCCGACCCGAGATTTCATCTCGGGTCGGGGGGCGAGAGTGGAGCGTTCCGTCACGCGCGGGCGGGGTGTCGCGGCCGGCAAAGCCGGCGCGACAACGCTAGGTACGCGCGGCGTGCCCGTCACTTGACCGTGAGGTCGACGGAGCCGCCTCGCGCCAGCTCGCCGGCCCACGCGACGCCCTCTTCCACTACGTCCACGTCGAGGCGGTATTGCCCGGGCTGGGGCGGGGCGAGTCGCCACGGCGCGCAGGTAGCCGAGGAGGAGGATGCACAGGAGCGGCGAGAGCATGTCGAGGACGAGGGCGTACTGCTGGACCGAGAAGCACACCATCCACACGAGGTAGGCGGCGGCGGCGAACGTCGTGAGGAAGCGCGTCGGGCGCAAGGGGCGGCGCTCCAACGGCGGCAGGCCGCGCCCGGTGGTGTCGCCCACCGGCGGCGTGGTACGACCCCCGCCCCATGGCGGAGTACGGATTCTGGAATCTCGCGACCCGGGACCCGAAGCACCTGGCGCTCGTCACGCCGGACGACGAGCGGATCTCCGCCGGCGAGCTGCTCGGGCGTGCGAACCGGCTCGTGCACGGCCTGCGCGCCCTCGGGCTCGCGAAGGGCGACGTCGTCACGACCGTGCTGCCGAACGGCGCGCCCATGATCGAGCTCTATCTCGCCTGCGCGCAGGCGGGACTCTACCTGGTGCCGATCAACCACCACCTGACGGGCCCCGAGATCGCCTACATCGTGAAGGACTCGGGCGCGAAGGTGTTCGTGGGCGCCGATCGGTTCGGCCCCGCCTGCCGCGCCGCGGTGGACGAGGTCGGCTTCCCCGAGCACGCGCGCTTCACGGTCGGCGCCGTGCCGGGCTTTCGCGCCTACGAGGCGATCGGCGCGGGACAGCCGGACACGCTGCCGCCCGACCGCATCGCCGGCCAGGTGATGAACTATACCTCGGGCACGACCGGGCGGCCGAAGGGCGTGCGCCGGCCGCTGGTGCCGTTCGATCCCGACACGGTCTTCTCGATGTTCGGGATGTTCCTCGGCATGTTCGGCATCCAGCCGAAGGACGACAACGTCCACCTGTGCGGCTCGCCGCTCTACCACACGGCCGTGCTGCTGTTCGCCGGCGGCTCGCTCCATTTCGGGCACACGGTCGTCCTGATGGACAAGTGGACGCCCGAGGGCTCGCTCGCGCTCACGCAGAAGTACCGCGTGACGACGAGCCACATGGTGCCGACGCAGTTCCATCGCCTGCTGGCGCTCCCCGACGAGGCGAAGCGCCGCTACGACGTGTCGTCGCTGCGCCACATGATCCATGCCGCGGCGCCCTGCCCGATCGACGTGAAGCGCGGCATGCTCGCCTGGTGGGGCAACTGCATCTACGAGTACTACGCCGCCAGCGAGGGCGGCGGGACGCTCGTCACGCCGCAGGAGTGGCTGCAGTACCCCGGCACCGTCGGGCGCGCCTGGCCCAGCTCCGAGATCCGCATCTACGACGACGACGGCAACGTCCTCGGCCCGGGGAAGATCGGCACCGTCTACATGGCGCTCGGCACGCAGGAATTCGAGTACCACGGCGACAAGCAGAAGACGGCGGCCAACCGGCGCGACGGGTTCTTCACGGTCGGCGACGTCGGCGAGCTGAACGACGAGGGCTATCTCTTCCTGCGCGATCGCAAGATCGACATGATCATCTCGGGCGGCGCGAACATCTACCCGGCCGAGATCGAGTCGGTGCTGCTGACGCATCCGAAGGTCGGCGACGCCGCCGCCTTCGGCATTCCGCACGAGGACTGGGGCGAGGAGGTGAAGGCGGTCATCGAGCCGGCGGCCGGCGTCACGCCCGGCCCGGCGCTCGCCGCGGAGATCCTGGCGTTCTGCGCCGACAAGCTCGCCAAGTACAAGACGCCGAAGTCGGTCGACTTCGTCGCCGAGATGCCGCGCGACCCCAACGGCAAGCTCTACAAGCGCAAGCTCCGCGATCCCTACTGGGCCGGCCGCGAACGGAAAATCTAGCACTCCGACCCAAGACTACGTCTTGGGTCGGGAG
Coding sequences:
- a CDS encoding acyl-CoA synthetase, translated to MAEYGFWNLATRDPKHLALVTPDDERISAGELLGRANRLVHGLRALGLAKGDVVTTVLPNGAPMIELYLACAQAGLYLVPINHHLTGPEIAYIVKDSGAKVFVGADRFGPACRAAVDEVGFPEHARFTVGAVPGFRAYEAIGAGQPDTLPPDRIAGQVMNYTSGTTGRPKGVRRPLVPFDPDTVFSMFGMFLGMFGIQPKDDNVHLCGSPLYHTAVLLFAGGSLHFGHTVVLMDKWTPEGSLALTQKYRVTTSHMVPTQFHRLLALPDEAKRRYDVSSLRHMIHAAAPCPIDVKRGMLAWWGNCIYEYYAASEGGGTLVTPQEWLQYPGTVGRAWPSSEIRIYDDDGNVLGPGKIGTVYMALGTQEFEYHGDKQKTAANRRDGFFTVGDVGELNDEGYLFLRDRKIDMIISGGANIYPAEIESVLLTHPKVGDAAAFGIPHEDWGEEVKAVIEPAAGVTPGPALAAEILAFCADKLAKYKTPKSVDFVAEMPRDPNGKLYKRKLRDPYWAGRERKI